One Echinicola strongylocentroti DNA window includes the following coding sequences:
- a CDS encoding glycosyl hydrolase family 28-related protein has translation MLKLKNLIPCVLSSLILGSCIVDTPTGMSEIDEYVNRDVGIRVNLVDDYGANGSDEEDDTPFLTQAIAELSSDHDGGTIYIPEGTFHLGQVHLASNIHIEIEGETVIIPVERPDDKNYSVFYMGSNSPVVENVSIVGVNGRFTIDMRAVTNGNIRGFQFNNVDQFYLANFDVLDNLTKFSAVTFGFADYEGNYFYPKNGMVKNGSTFNSAYGYGLVQMQAGQNIKFKNIYGDGGVTLRLETGYKLMNELQIGGLFDIEGKNITCENGNAAVMISPHSIKNGRFDIKNVTAVNCGIGIRLGAGYVAKSQLHLDIEPGTFDSTSTIENVHAVYGETTQLKSKHFEFMPCELRDQVSLVEMPYESKPIHTGPSICPVLNSAYGENPADGDFKIDVKNITAEGFDLLDNWELRREDAIPDCPEDI, from the coding sequence ATGCTAAAGTTAAAAAATTTAATTCCATGTGTATTGTCCAGTCTTATTTTGGGCAGTTGTATTGTAGACACTCCCACAGGAATGAGTGAAATTGATGAATATGTCAATCGTGACGTAGGAATTCGGGTAAACTTGGTAGATGATTATGGAGCAAACGGAAGTGATGAAGAAGATGACACTCCCTTTCTTACACAAGCCATTGCTGAGCTCTCATCCGATCATGACGGAGGAACTATCTATATTCCGGAAGGCACATTTCACCTCGGCCAAGTCCATTTGGCTTCCAATATCCATATTGAAATTGAGGGAGAAACCGTCATTATTCCCGTAGAACGACCAGATGATAAAAATTACTCGGTTTTTTATATGGGAAGTAACTCGCCAGTAGTAGAAAATGTCAGTATAGTTGGCGTAAACGGCAGGTTTACCATCGACATGAGAGCTGTAACTAATGGGAATATTAGAGGCTTTCAATTTAACAATGTCGACCAATTTTACCTTGCCAACTTCGATGTACTTGACAATCTAACCAAATTCAGTGCTGTCACTTTTGGGTTTGCGGATTATGAAGGAAATTATTTTTACCCAAAAAATGGCATGGTAAAGAACGGTAGCACTTTCAATTCTGCCTATGGTTATGGACTGGTCCAAATGCAGGCTGGCCAAAACATAAAATTCAAGAACATCTATGGAGATGGTGGGGTGACCTTACGTCTCGAAACGGGATATAAATTGATGAACGAACTTCAAATCGGCGGTCTATTTGACATAGAAGGAAAAAACATCACCTGTGAAAATGGCAATGCTGCAGTAATGATTTCCCCACATTCCATTAAGAATGGCCGATTTGATATTAAAAATGTAACTGCGGTAAATTGTGGGATCGGTATTAGGCTAGGTGCTGGCTATGTGGCCAAAAGCCAATTACATCTGGACATAGAACCCGGAACATTCGATAGCACTAGTACCATCGAGAACGTACATGCCGTATATGGAGAAACCACCCAGTTGAAGTCAAAGCATTTCGAGTTCATGCCCTGCGAACTGAGAGATCAAGTTTCACTCGTAGAAATGCCTTACGAAAGCAAGCCCATCCATACGGGGCCTTCCATTTGCCCTGTCCTCAATTCCGCTTATGGCGAAAACCCTGCTGATGGAGATTTCAAGATAGATGTCAAAAACATCACTGCGGAAGGGTTTGATTTGTTAGACAATTGGGAATTACGAAGGGAAGACGCTATTCCAGATTGCCCAGAGGACATCTAA
- a CDS encoding alpha-1,3-galactosidase-related protein, whose translation MKFQRSIIGLLITTLMFGLNFTGQATSFGVENIINFDTSIADDATPTVLEQVLNNQAADEIKFEPGTYHFYPDKGLEKFCRISNHNDVFVATAFPIIDRKDLVIDGQGATFIFHGKMIPFIIEGSKNIQIKNVTIDWAMPFHSEGTVIANDTEAGTFDLHISAEYPYEIRNKQLVFIKEYYEHTIGQSILYDRDRKAIMFDTESYTPVTTKKKNAQLYAVDNIHYRYTMDKRAPGIRDIGVESRVWVEQLKPGVVRVHDHGKKMPPVGMVLAMKGEQGENRIAPAIRLLDSENLQLADVTVHHAGGMGLIAENSENIDITRMVVSPSGNRVVSTTADATHFVGCRGLIKLSDCTFEGQLDDAANIHGTYQEVVEKIGESKLGVRMGHYQQQGFVIGKPGDRIGLVRLSESFFPTNYVTLKKVEIRNGRYQILTFEEALPDEIIPGDLIENSDAYPELIVEHSTIRGNRARGLLLSTPKPIKVIDNYFHTEMEALLVPVESGHWYEAGSARDLLIKNNVFENCVHSGQNRGVIRFIIDDDEKHTAFENIRIIGNTFEQFDNLILEINNVDGLEFMDNEITHSSEFPMLFPENPAVKINSSKNIRFFDNTYNGKAKQLIKNTDASQDILFK comes from the coding sequence ATGAAATTTCAGAGATCTATTATTGGCCTATTGATAACTACCTTGATGTTTGGGCTGAACTTCACGGGGCAAGCGACATCTTTCGGTGTTGAAAACATTATAAATTTTGATACTAGTATTGCTGATGATGCCACACCGACGGTTTTGGAGCAGGTTCTTAATAACCAAGCTGCGGATGAGATTAAATTTGAACCTGGTACCTACCATTTTTATCCAGATAAAGGGTTGGAGAAGTTCTGCAGGATCAGTAATCATAATGACGTGTTTGTGGCAACGGCATTTCCTATAATAGATCGCAAAGACTTGGTGATTGACGGTCAAGGAGCCACGTTTATTTTTCATGGTAAAATGATTCCCTTTATTATTGAAGGTAGCAAAAACATCCAAATCAAAAACGTAACGATAGACTGGGCCATGCCCTTTCACAGTGAGGGGACGGTAATAGCCAATGATACTGAAGCAGGGACATTTGATCTTCACATATCCGCTGAATATCCTTATGAGATTAGAAACAAGCAATTGGTCTTCATCAAGGAATATTATGAGCATACCATTGGCCAGTCCATTCTCTATGATCGCGATCGCAAGGCGATCATGTTCGACACGGAGTCTTATACCCCCGTGACAACTAAAAAGAAGAATGCCCAACTATATGCTGTAGACAATATCCACTATAGGTATACAATGGACAAAAGGGCTCCAGGTATCAGGGACATAGGCGTGGAGAGCCGTGTTTGGGTGGAGCAGTTGAAGCCAGGGGTAGTAAGGGTTCATGATCATGGCAAAAAGATGCCACCTGTAGGGATGGTTTTGGCCATGAAGGGTGAGCAAGGAGAAAACCGAATCGCACCTGCAATTCGACTGTTGGATAGCGAAAATCTCCAACTTGCAGATGTAACCGTCCATCATGCTGGAGGAATGGGGCTAATCGCTGAGAACAGTGAGAACATTGACATAACCCGAATGGTAGTTAGCCCATCAGGAAACAGGGTGGTATCCACGACCGCAGATGCTACCCATTTTGTGGGCTGTCGAGGATTGATAAAACTATCCGATTGCACCTTTGAAGGGCAGCTGGATGATGCTGCAAATATCCATGGCACTTATCAGGAGGTGGTAGAAAAGATCGGTGAGAGCAAGCTGGGCGTGAGAATGGGACATTATCAGCAGCAAGGCTTTGTTATTGGAAAACCAGGCGACAGAATAGGGCTTGTACGGCTTTCGGAATCTTTTTTTCCTACCAATTATGTGACGCTAAAAAAAGTTGAGATCCGAAATGGAAGGTATCAAATTTTAACATTTGAGGAAGCATTGCCCGATGAAATTATTCCTGGTGACCTTATCGAAAACAGTGATGCTTATCCGGAATTGATAGTAGAGCACTCTACCATCCGAGGAAATAGGGCAAGAGGGTTGTTGCTATCTACACCTAAGCCTATCAAGGTCATCGATAATTATTTCCACACTGAAATGGAAGCCTTGTTGGTTCCTGTGGAAAGTGGCCATTGGTATGAGGCGGGTAGTGCCAGGGACTTATTGATAAAAAACAACGTGTTTGAAAACTGTGTTCATAGTGGACAAAATAGGGGGGTAATTCGTTTTATTATTGACGATGATGAGAAACATACCGCTTTTGAAAACATCCGCATTATTGGAAATACTTTTGAGCAGTTTGATAACTTGATTTTGGAAATCAACAATGTAGATGGATTGGAGTTCATGGACAATGAAATTACCCATTCAAGTGAATTTCCAATGCTGTTTCCTGAAAATCCCGCTGTAAAAATAAACAGCTCGAAGAACATAAGGTTTTTTGATAATACCTATAATGGAAAAGCCAAGCAATTGATCAAAAACACAGATGCCTCGCAGGATATCCTGTTCAAATAG
- a CDS encoding hybrid sensor histidine kinase/response regulator transcription factor, with the protein MERKYCCLKCLYGIIFFSFLVGSVRANNSSIYPRERITIANGLAHNGVTSLLQDKFGYYWIGTYDGLNRYDGAGFKTYRNTSERSYLLSNRIRTLEEDDEGRIWIGTDEGIAIYDQEKQLFSTLYSHQNNSNHHKGPIIRDLLVDKNNKRIIAATEEFGVLLFDADLSFLGEFTPDNLKDIDGFIIYNVVKYHDDKYLIATTEGVYTFHGSSGEFVKISLPLIDAATYILQLSEGRFAITTSTGVRVIENRKENWELVASFLASENFNCVEIDKRGRMWLGTVNQGIRRVDNLQEVLEGEEPAVVSEEGEQGFIRTSGIYNTKNNGIWVTTFNHGLLRFDLYPNSFHQVPRQHNSVERLHTNEVPNIAPLSPNSAFMTAHHGGKILFDFSQQQFRELPATMPASIQDDITGVYSDEHGAVWFKNRNNEITVLRADGTYDPAPVIEEMPRGLRLVTMCEDGDGNIWVANTKDFYRLQLDGERKIKAVHKVTDHSFFKSKPIYKIRTLYYDSVYDYMWVGTDTDGLFRMKLGTSEDLDSVQVDQFVSDPSDLLSLPSNFVSAIVRLPNGELFLGTERGGICKVRNSEKDSVQFINYSEKNGLSNNVVKNILYDDDYNLWISTNIGLNRFDPKSQNFRVYKRSDGLPFEDFSYAAEKMSDGTMVFSGIKGICYFHPDDLSDEEPVPLFQFDNLTISGRSILPGDSLNGRVLLEKSLSSTDRIDLEYDENVFSIDVNALHYGSPENHYIKYQLKPINDQWIQVKSHQKTIHFSGLQPGEYTLHTMVSNSLNEWGNPRTITIVIHPPFWKTPIAYLIYSLLLGLVILGIIYIIIRFQKLHHNIEIHRLEKETEVKLNNAKLRFFSNISHEIKTPLTLLQGPIEFLSHRFKYDIDVVDKLNLVQRQAHKISLLVDQVHDFQRAEANVLKMHLDQFNFDHFLLKIYQDYHFITEQGDKKIQVIGGDDPINVKADTDKLEKVINNLLSNAIKFTNKGDTITIKYHKEGENLAVSVSDTGTGIPDVDQSSVFDRFFQSTYNNSSTIGGSGIGLAFTKRLVEMHYGRIWLESKIGEGTTFYITLPIIDDSVSDINDRHYHQSEFLKSEMEAETTNRSTVFDSSPTPFSTSYEGATLFVVEDNTEMQQYLEGFLGQQFNVKCFNDGKECLDALEHEWPDIVISDVMMPNVNGFELTHQIKSNIKTSHVPVLLLTASQADHDKLRGYEGGADAYLKKPFERQHLLVRIESLLLSRHQIRKRFEIDLPLTITKEESNDHAFLDKLYFLIDQNLDNQDLDLDSFSRELYLNRTHFYQKVKAITGQTPYELLKNYRLKKAAQILYEGKHTVNEVYMMTGFKSRTHFAKIFKEKYGSTPGKYAQKIEETIK; encoded by the coding sequence ATGGAAAGGAAATATTGCTGCCTAAAGTGCCTCTATGGGATTATATTTTTTTCTTTTTTGGTGGGAAGTGTCAGGGCTAATAATTCTTCAATTTATCCCAGAGAACGGATAACTATAGCCAACGGACTTGCTCATAATGGAGTGACTTCTTTGTTACAGGATAAGTTTGGGTATTATTGGATCGGTACATACGATGGGTTGAACAGGTATGATGGAGCCGGTTTTAAAACCTATAGGAATACCTCAGAGCGGAGTTATTTGTTGAGCAATAGAATTCGGACATTGGAAGAGGATGATGAGGGGCGTATATGGATTGGGACTGACGAAGGGATTGCTATATACGATCAAGAGAAGCAATTGTTTTCCACCTTATACAGCCACCAAAACAACAGCAATCATCATAAAGGCCCGATAATCCGAGATTTGTTAGTGGATAAGAATAACAAACGGATCATTGCGGCAACAGAGGAATTTGGGGTCTTGTTGTTTGATGCGGATTTATCTTTCTTAGGTGAATTTACTCCAGATAATTTAAAAGATATTGACGGGTTCATTATTTACAATGTCGTAAAATACCACGACGACAAGTACTTGATAGCTACTACCGAAGGGGTGTATACTTTTCATGGTTCATCTGGGGAGTTTGTAAAGATCTCTTTGCCTCTTATCGATGCTGCTACCTATATTCTCCAACTTTCTGAAGGAAGGTTTGCAATAACTACCAGCACAGGAGTTAGAGTAATTGAAAATCGTAAGGAAAATTGGGAATTGGTAGCTTCATTTTTAGCCTCCGAAAATTTCAATTGCGTCGAAATTGATAAAAGAGGCCGAATGTGGTTAGGTACCGTAAACCAGGGGATCCGCCGGGTAGACAACCTACAGGAAGTTTTGGAAGGAGAAGAGCCGGCAGTCGTGTCAGAAGAGGGAGAGCAGGGATTTATTCGGACCAGTGGAATTTACAATACCAAAAATAATGGGATTTGGGTGACGACCTTTAATCATGGTTTATTAAGATTTGACTTGTATCCAAATTCATTTCACCAGGTTCCCAGACAACATAATTCCGTCGAACGGCTGCATACGAATGAAGTGCCTAATATCGCACCTTTAAGTCCCAACAGTGCATTTATGACTGCGCATCATGGAGGAAAGATATTATTTGATTTTAGCCAGCAACAATTTAGGGAACTGCCAGCCACAATGCCAGCGTCTATTCAGGATGATATTACGGGAGTATACAGTGATGAGCATGGTGCCGTTTGGTTCAAGAATAGGAATAATGAAATTACTGTGTTACGGGCAGATGGTACTTATGATCCTGCTCCGGTAATAGAGGAGATGCCAAGAGGCTTACGATTGGTAACTATGTGTGAAGATGGGGATGGGAATATATGGGTAGCGAATACAAAGGATTTTTACCGACTACAGTTGGATGGGGAAAGAAAGATCAAAGCTGTTCACAAGGTTACGGATCATTCTTTCTTTAAAAGCAAACCTATATATAAAATCAGGACACTGTATTATGACTCGGTCTATGATTATATGTGGGTAGGGACCGATACTGATGGGCTTTTCCGCATGAAGTTAGGTACATCCGAAGATCTTGACAGTGTGCAGGTGGACCAGTTTGTAAGTGATCCAAGTGATTTATTATCATTGCCCAGTAATTTTGTTTCAGCGATAGTTCGTCTTCCCAATGGAGAACTTTTTTTGGGAACCGAACGGGGAGGGATATGCAAAGTAAGAAATAGTGAAAAAGATAGCGTACAGTTCATCAATTATTCGGAGAAAAATGGGCTTTCGAATAATGTGGTAAAGAACATCTTATATGATGATGACTATAACCTTTGGATTTCAACCAATATAGGTCTAAATCGCTTTGATCCAAAAAGTCAGAATTTCAGGGTCTATAAGCGTTCAGACGGACTGCCATTTGAGGATTTTAGTTATGCAGCAGAAAAAATGTCTGATGGAACTATGGTTTTTTCGGGAATAAAGGGTATTTGTTATTTTCATCCAGATGATCTTAGTGATGAAGAACCTGTACCGCTGTTTCAGTTCGATAATTTGACAATATCAGGGCGATCCATCCTTCCTGGGGACAGTTTGAACGGTAGGGTTTTATTAGAGAAATCACTCTCTTCCACCGATAGGATAGATTTGGAATATGATGAAAACGTTTTTTCGATTGATGTGAATGCACTACATTATGGAAGTCCAGAAAACCATTATATAAAATACCAACTAAAGCCGATCAATGACCAATGGATACAGGTGAAGTCACATCAAAAAACCATCCACTTCAGTGGGCTGCAACCTGGAGAATACACTTTGCACACGATGGTGAGCAATTCCCTCAATGAATGGGGAAATCCGCGGACAATTACAATTGTGATCCATCCACCGTTTTGGAAAACACCGATTGCTTATTTGATCTATTCCTTATTACTGGGCTTGGTGATTTTGGGTATTATTTATATCATTATCCGATTTCAGAAGCTCCATCATAATATTGAAATCCATCGATTGGAAAAAGAGACGGAAGTCAAGCTCAATAATGCCAAGCTCCGTTTTTTCTCCAATATTTCCCATGAAATCAAAACACCATTGACCTTGTTACAAGGTCCAATAGAATTTTTAAGCCACCGATTTAAGTATGATATCGATGTGGTAGACAAATTGAATTTGGTCCAACGACAAGCTCATAAAATTTCGCTACTGGTAGATCAGGTGCATGATTTCCAGAGAGCGGAAGCGAATGTTTTGAAAATGCACTTGGATCAATTTAATTTTGATCATTTTTTATTAAAGATTTATCAGGATTACCATTTTATCACTGAGCAAGGTGATAAAAAAATACAAGTGATAGGCGGTGATGATCCCATAAATGTCAAGGCTGATACCGATAAATTGGAGAAAGTGATTAACAACCTTCTTTCGAATGCCATAAAATTCACCAATAAAGGAGATACCATAACGATTAAGTACCACAAAGAAGGAGAAAATCTAGCGGTATCGGTTTCAGACACAGGAACGGGAATACCCGACGTGGATCAAAGCAGTGTCTTTGATCGTTTTTTTCAAAGTACCTATAACAATTCCAGCACCATAGGTGGTTCGGGGATCGGTCTGGCGTTCACCAAAAGACTTGTGGAGATGCATTATGGTAGAATCTGGCTGGAAAGTAAAATCGGTGAGGGTACTACTTTTTATATAACCCTCCCCATCATCGATGACTCGGTATCGGACATAAACGACCGACATTACCATCAAAGTGAGTTTTTAAAAAGCGAAATGGAAGCCGAAACCACCAATCGATCCACTGTATTCGACTCTAGTCCGACGCCCTTCAGTACATCTTACGAAGGAGCCACGCTTTTTGTGGTAGAGGACAATACAGAAATGCAACAGTATCTTGAAGGCTTCTTGGGGCAGCAGTTCAATGTCAAGTGCTTTAACGACGGAAAAGAATGCCTGGATGCATTAGAGCATGAATGGCCTGATATAGTGATCAGTGATGTAATGATGCCCAATGTTAATGGTTTTGAACTCACCCATCAGATAAAGTCCAATATCAAGACCAGTCACGTACCCGTATTGTTGCTTACTGCTAGCCAAGCAGATCATGACAAGCTCCGGGGATATGAAGGAGGAGCAGATGCTTATCTCAAAAAACCCTTCGAGAGACAACATCTTTTGGTCAGAATTGAATCTCTGTTGCTTTCTAGGCATCAGATCAGGAAGAGATTTGAAATAGACCTGCCACTGACCATTACCAAGGAAGAAAGTAATGATCACGCCTTCTTGGACAAGTTATATTTCTTGATTGACCAGAACTTGGACAATCAAGACCTCGATTTGGATTCCTTTTCAAGGGAGTTGTATTTAAACAGAACGCATTTTTACCAAAAGGTGAAAGCCATAACTGGACAGACTCCTTATGAGCTACTTAAAAACTACAGGTTAAAGAAAGCTGCTCAAATTCTTTATGAAGGAAAGCACACGGTAAATGAGGTGTATATGATGACAGGGTTCAAAAGCCGAACGCATTTCGCCAAGATCTTTAAAGAGAAATACGGTAGCACTCCTGGGAAATATGCTCAAAAGATAGAAGAGACCATCAAATGA